CAAACAACCAAACTACACATCACAGATATCAATCGCCTTCGCCAGCGAACCCAATTTATCCGTTGCCACCGGGATAAACTCCTGCGCCACATAGCCTTTGAACCCCGTAGCTGCAATGGCCCGCATGATGGCGGGGTAGTAAAGTTCCTGCGTTTCGTCAATTTCGTGACGGCCCGGCACCCCGGCGGTGTGGTAGTGGCCGAAGTACTGGTGATTGTTCTGAATCGTGCGAATCACGTCGCCCTCGTTGATTTGCATGTGGTAGATGTCCCACAGGATTTTGAAATTTTCGGAGCCGAGGCGTTTGCAAAGTTCCACTGTCCAGGGAGTGTTGTCGGCCATGTAGTCGGGGTGGTTCACTTTGGAGTTGAACACTTCGATTTGTAGCACCACGCCGTGTTTTTCCGCCAGCGACATGATTTTTTTCAGCCCCATCACGCAGTTTTTCAGCCCCGTCTCGTCGTCCATGCCGCGCTTATTGCCGCTAAAACAAATCAGGTTTTTATAGCCCGCCTTCGCCACAAGTGGTATCATTTCTGAGTAATTCTGCACGAGTTTGTCGTGGAATTTCGGGTCGTTCCAGCCGTCCACAAGGTTGATTTCCGCGCCGTTGCACATGGAGGAGTCGAGGCCGTGTTTTTTCAGCGTGTCCCAATCTTTCGGCCCCACGAGGTCAATGGCCGTGATGCCGATTTGTTTAGCGAAAATGCAGAGCTCGTCGAGCGGCGTGTCGTTGAAGCACCATCGGCAGACGGAATGGCGGATATTGCCTTTTCGCACCATCGTTCGTTCGCTCTCAGATATTTTTGTAAAAGAAAACGCGGGCGAAGCTGTCAGGGCGGCGGCTCCGGCGAGCATGGATTTGAGTACGCGGCGACGTGTGGGCATTTTTTTGAGCGATAAAACGATGAGTGAAAAACAGAGGGGCAAACTAAGTCAACTTATCGGAGAAAATTTTTTCCTTTTTTCAAAAAAAAATAAAATTTGATTGCGCCGGACAGATGCTCGGTCAAACATGGTATCCAAAAGTGGCAAAACGGCGGAAGTTTGAGCGGTTGCTTGTTTTGTGAAAAACAAAAAATATCCAATGCCTATGTAATTTGCGATTATCCCGCGAACACTGACAGGGAAACAATTGGCAAATATGAAAATCAAGAAGAAGCATCTCACACAAATGTTGGCTGGCTTAATGCTGGGCGCGTTGGGGGGGTATGTCGGCATGAAGATGGGCAAGCACTTGGGGCATTTCGCCCCTACTGACAACCTGTTTCAAAAGGTCGTGACCATCGCCACGGCGTTTTTTGCGTTGTGGTTTGCGCTGGCGTTCCACGAGATGGCGCATCTGGCCACAGGTCTGCGGCAGGGGTTTCGATTTCATCTTTATGTAGCTGGATTCTTGGGCATACGCCGCGACCCGGAAACGGAGCGTGTGGTCGTGTATTTCAACACCGACCCACAACTCTTCGGCGGTGTGGCAGCGACCCTGCCTGTCGAGAACACACCTGACCTCACCCGACGTTTTGCCCGGCTGGTCGTAGCGGGGCCAATAGGCTCCTTGCTGCTGACGGTAGTGGGCGCTTGGGCTGGATGGCACCTGACGGGCGCCGAATCGGCTGGACTGCGATGGCTCGCGGTATTTTTCCTTGTCAGCGCCATCACCTCGTTTTTTTTGTTTCTGGCCACCACGGTACCAAGCCGAACCGGAATGTTTTTCACGGATCGGGCGCGTTATTTTCGCCTGACCGCCGGAGGCCAAACATCCGAGATAGAACGAGCCATGCTCTCGCTGATAGCGCACGCCCATTCGGGCAAATCCTTGGCGACGCTCGACATGACCGATGTTGACACCGTGCGACAAGACAAGGACTACGCCATCTACGCCGACCTCTACGCTTACTCCCACTACTTGGCCACTCATCAGCCAGAACAAGCCTTGCAAGTGGCCGAACGATTGAGCGATTTGCCCGACGAGATGCCTCCAATTTTTCAAGCCGAATTGTTGAAAGAAGTGTGTTTTGCTGCCGCTTTTTTGAAAAATGACT
This genomic interval from Saprospiraceae bacterium contains the following:
- a CDS encoding TIM barrel protein; amino-acid sequence: MPTRRRVLKSMLAGAAALTASPAFSFTKISESERTMVRKGNIRHSVCRWCFNDTPLDELCIFAKQIGITAIDLVGPKDWDTLKKHGLDSSMCNGAEINLVDGWNDPKFHDKLVQNYSEMIPLVAKAGYKNLICFSGNKRGMDDETGLKNCVMGLKKIMSLAEKHGVVLQIEVFNSKVNHPDYMADNTPWTVELCKRLGSENFKILWDIYHMQINEGDVIRTIQNNHQYFGHYHTAGVPGRHEIDETQELYYPAIMRAIAATGFKGYVAQEFIPVATDKLGSLAKAIDICDV
- a CDS encoding M50 family metallopeptidase; this encodes MKIKKKHLTQMLAGLMLGALGGYVGMKMGKHLGHFAPTDNLFQKVVTIATAFFALWFALAFHEMAHLATGLRQGFRFHLYVAGFLGIRRDPETERVVVYFNTDPQLFGGVAATLPVENTPDLTRRFARLVVAGPIGSLLLTVVGAWAGWHLTGAESAGLRWLAVFFLVSAITSFFLFLATTVPSRTGMFFTDRARYFRLTAGGQTSEIERAMLSLIAHAHSGKSLATLDMTDVDTVRQDKDYAIYADLYAYSHYLATHQPEQALQVAERLSDLPDEMPPIFQAELLKEVCFAAAFLKNDSEGANACWKKIEKQLARRKDVSALRIKSALSKVNGELAEAKRLAQQALAMLDKKSVLSGSELLERQLLQTLA